One window of Mesorhizobium loti R88b genomic DNA carries:
- a CDS encoding carboxymuconolactone decarboxylase family protein, translating to MATTKLLSDADVEKIPAVKAVFDDIRATRKSDFVNNFWRGLANDPASLKRVWEQLKVVMVADSAIDPLTKEMIYIAVSTANGCSYCVHSHTAAARAKGMTDAQHGELVSIIGLAGQTNHLVTAMQIPVDSQFEVK from the coding sequence ATGGCCACCACGAAACTCCTCAGCGATGCCGACGTCGAAAAGATCCCGGCGGTGAAGGCCGTGTTCGACGATATCCGCGCGACGCGGAAATCCGACTTCGTCAACAATTTCTGGCGCGGGCTGGCCAATGATCCGGCGTCGCTGAAGCGGGTGTGGGAGCAGCTCAAGGTGGTGATGGTTGCTGATAGCGCCATCGATCCGTTGACCAAGGAGATGATCTACATCGCGGTGTCGACGGCCAATGGCTGCTCCTACTGCGTTCATTCGCACACGGCGGCGGCACGCGCGAAAGGTATGACCGATGCGCAGCATGGCGAGCTGGTGTCGATCATCGGGCTCGCCGGCCAGACCAACCATCTGGTGACGGCGATGCAGATCCCGGTCGATTCGCAATTCGAGGTGAAGTGA